One window from the genome of Bacillus rossius redtenbacheri isolate Brsri chromosome 10, Brsri_v3, whole genome shotgun sequence encodes:
- the LOC134536250 gene encoding uncharacterized protein LOC134536250 → MTYLALLLVAACVLSSGLLHRRVFTEAKAVTNLNELADAFLLSIRTDPSAYSLDPYSINDIEDEFEVESITYELYFKNGTVNGVSNVSRVGDVTTSYNSTTKMDNVSVGLEFSQINYTGNYLVTGPLINDGGGLNVVITSLYAELIFLANLTDTSAVTFIVENITLSTDGTFKVHAENNNAIGEMVNSGMATVMLQLFKSKILAMMESDMVELLNNTLKKMTFSL, encoded by the exons ATGACGTACCTTGCCCTCCTGCTGGTGGCCGCCTGCGTCCTGTCTTCAGGACTGCTCCATCGCAG GGTCTTCACTGAGGCCAAAGCTGTTACCAACCTCAATGAACTCGCAGATGCGTTTCTACTGTCCATTAGGACAGACCCGTCAGCTTACAGCCTTGATCCTTACAGTATCAACGATATTGAGGACGAATTTGAAGTG GAATCCATCACGTACGAGCTGTACTTTAAGAACGGCACAGTTAACGGCGTGAGCAACGTCAGCAGAGTGGGTGACGTCACGACCTCCTACAACAGCACGACCAAGATGGACAACGTCAGCGTGGGACTCGAGTTCAGTCAGATAAAT TACACCGGGAACTACCTGGTCACCGGACCGCTCATAAACGACGGGGGAGGCCTGAACGTCGTCATCACGTCTCTGTACGCCGAGCTCATCTTCCTGGCAAACCTCACCGACACCTCTGCGGTTACGTTCATCGTCGAAAACATCACACTCAGCACCGACGG GACTTTCAAGGTGCACGCCGAAAATAACAACGCCATCGGCGAGATGGTCAACAGTGGAATGGCGACGGTGATGCTGCAACTTTTCAAGAGCAAAATCCTCGCCATGATGGAGAGCGACATGGTCGAGCTCTTGAACAACACCTTGAAGAAAATGACCTTCAGCCTGTGA
- the LOC134536249 gene encoding uncharacterized protein LOC134536249, whose amino-acid sequence MTSFALLLVAAGVLSSGLLHRRVSAASSDVTQANALADALLLSIRTTPSAYSLEPYNLDDIEDDFKVLFVTYKLYLNNGSVSGASNVTRVGDVSASYNSTTKMENITVGLYFNNINYTGDYLATGPLLNDGGSLNATIAPLYAELNFLANRTVASATTLHVQELTLKNNGTFTLHVEKNNAISEWIHNAMAKILLKLFKGKILHLMENNMVSLLNTALRNMTFNI is encoded by the exons GGTCTCAGCTGCGTCCAGCGACGTCACCCAGGCCAACGCCTTGGCAGATGCGCTGCTGCTGTCCATAAGGACAACCCCGTCGGCTTACAGCCTCGAGCCGTACAATCTCGACGACATCGAGGATGACTTCAAAGTG CTGTTCGTCACGTACAAACTGTACTTGAATAACGGCTCCGTCAGCGGGGCCAGCAACGTGACCAGGGTGGGCGACGTCTCGGCCTCCTACAACAGCACGACCAAGATGGAGAACATCACCGTGGGACTCTACTTCAATAACATCAAT TACACCGGGGACTACCTGGCCACGGGACCGCTTCTGAACGACGGGGGAAGCTTGAACGCCACCATCGCGCCTCTGTACGCCGAGCTCAACTTCCTGGCCAACCGCACCGTCGCCTCGGCCACCACTCTGCACGTCCAGGAGCTCACTCTGAAGAACAACGG GACATTCACGTTGCACGTCGAGAAGAACAACGCCATCAGCGAGTGGATCCACAACGCCATGGCGAAGATCCTGCTGAAACTTTTCAAGGGCAAGATCCTCCACCTGATGGAGAACAACATGGTCTCTCTCCTGAACACCGCCTTGCGTAACATGACCTTCAACATCTGA